The sequence ACGGCCCCATGCTCCGGGAGGACTGGAAACAGCGACCGGATCCTCGTCGACGCGACACGCTCACCGCACTTCCTCAGACCGCCAGGATCTAACCACGAGCCGCTCCCCGTGGTCGCAGTACACAGCAAGACCTACCGTGAGAGTCGCGTGCGGCAGTTCGAGAGCCGCGAGGAGCAGGAGCGGCTGGATCGCTGGATCATCGAGACCCAGGGCGACCGGCGGATGATCCGCGAGCAATACGGCGTCTCGCTGGCCGGCCTGGGGATCCTCGCGTTCGTCGCCCCGTGCTGCCGTTCTTCGCGCTGTACGCGCTCTTCCTCCCGGCGGCGGTGGTCGTCGGCGCCCTGCTACCGCTCGTGATCTACCCGCTGTCGTCGCTCGTCCTCCACCCGTACATGCACATGCCGCGGGCCGAGGCCATGGCCCGCGCGTCCCGGCCGATGCGGTGGCTGCTCGGCACGAGCTACGTGCGCTTTATCTCGCGGCACCACTACGTGCATCAGCGGTACATGCACTGCAATTACAACCTCCTCTGGCTCGGCGATCTGCTCGTCGGGCGGCACCGCCGGCCGAGCGACGAGGATCTCGCCGAGATGCGCGGCCAGGGGATGATCTGCTAATTCCGCGGGTCAGCGCTCCTGCCAGAAAAGCCGGTCGATACCTGGCCGTCGCTGGCGCCAACCTGGATCGACCGCCTCACGGCGCCATCATGGACGGCGCGGGAGCGCACGATGCGGGAATGCGGGCCCAGGGCTGGGTCCATGATGAAGTGCCACAGCACCCACGTCCACGAGCGGTGCGAGACCAGCGTGTCGTAGTGGCGCTTGGCGATGCGGTGCAGCGCGGGCAGGCGCCAGCCGGGCACGTTCATGAAGTCGTGGTGCTCGACGTGGTAACCCACGTTGAACGTCACGTGGTTGAGCGGCCCGTAGTAGCTGTAGGTCTCCTGGTCGGGCGCGTACACGTAGTGCTCGTGCACGAAGTGGGCGGCCACCGGGTGCAGGCTGTGGCCGATCAAGGTCGACAGCAGCAAGTAGGCGAAGCCGGGCGCGCCGAGCAGGCGCCACGAGAGCCACGCGGCGGGCAGCTGGATGGCCAGGTTGATCCACTCGTCGCGGCTCGGCGGCTTGGCGAAGCGCGCGGCGCGGCCCAGGTAGGCCACGAAGTAGAAG is a genomic window of Sorangium aterium containing:
- a CDS encoding fatty acid desaturase gives rise to the protein MRSFEWVTRAEPHRARRRRILREHPEIRALFGYDRRTIAVTLAVVLAQFAVAWSLGVFAAPWWVVTLAAATLGAVLSHWCAMAIHEAAHDLAARRARSNKLLALFANLPMVLPAAMSFRRYHLAHHALLGVAGEDTDLPRSLEVRLIGTGRVRKFLWLFFYFVAYLGRAARFAKPPSRDEWINLAIQLPAAWLSWRLLGAPGFAYLLLSTLIGHSLHPVAAHFVHEHYVYAPDQETYSYYGPLNHVTFNVGYHVEHHDFMNVPGWRLPALHRIAKRHYDTLVSHRSWTWVLWHFIMDPALGPHSRIVRSRAVHDGAVRRSIQVGASDGQVSTGFSGRSADPRN